AACAGGCCCTACCAGGCGGAGGTGGCCGCGATCAACAAGCTTTCGGCCATGGGATGCCGCGTTAACATCTGCCACCTGTCATCGGCCGCGGGGCTGGGAGCTGCCAGCGGTCATAACTTCACGAAGGAGGTCACGGCCCACCACCTGTTCCTGGACCGGGACAACGAGCGGGGTACGTTCGCCAAGGTCAACCCTCCCTTGAGGACCAGGGAGGACCGCTTCGCTCTGATGCAAGCGTTCCTCGATGGTAGGATCGACATGCTCGCCTCCGATCACGCGCCCCACACCATCGAGGACAAGTCGCAGGAGTTCGACATCGCTCCCTCAGGGATGCCTGGGGTGGAGACGCAGGTGCCCCTCATGCTCGCCCTGGTGAAAAAGGGGTCGCTGCCCCTGGACGTCCTGGTGCGGGCGATGGCGGAGAGGCCTGCGGAGGTGTTCTCGTTGAACAAGGGCCGCATCGAGAAGGGACGGGACGCCGATCTCATGGTGGTGGACACCCGTGCCCTGGGCGGCATAAAGGTTAATAACCTCCATAGTAAGTGCGGCTGGACCCTCTACGAGGGATACGACGCCATCTTCCCCCATGCCACATACGTACGTGGGCGGAGGGTCGTGGAGGATGGCGCCATCGCCGGCGAGAGGGGAGGACGGGACGTGGTTGTTGGACCTTGATGTGGACATGTCGGAGCTGGAGGGCAAGGCCTTCACCTGTGACGATAAGTGCGGACTGTGCTGCCTCTGCCAGGCAGAGGTGCTCCCTCATGA
Above is a window of Methanomassiliicoccus sp. DNA encoding:
- the pyrC gene encoding dihydroorotase, whose amino-acid sequence is MDLVIEGRAFVKGRLSNWCIGIEDGRIVEVAKNLKGEEHLDYGQMLVLPAAIDPHVHFRDPGLTAKEDFSTGTMAAAFGGVGCVLDMPNTLPPATSLASLKEKQLTIAGKAWTDYGLFAGCVPGVKLEEMAPHAAGYKMFMGSSTGKLLVTEDKERARIGHAVKATNKVLSVHAEEEALLGKEREQDIRDHLRNRPYQAEVAAINKLSAMGCRVNICHLSSAAGLGAASGHNFTKEVTAHHLFLDRDNERGTFAKVNPPLRTREDRFALMQAFLDGRIDMLASDHAPHTIEDKSQEFDIAPSGMPGVETQVPLMLALVKKGSLPLDVLVRAMAERPAEVFSLNKGRIEKGRDADLMVVDTRALGGIKVNNLHSKCGWTLYEGYDAIFPHATYVRGRRVVEDGAIAGERGGRDVVVGP